The following are encoded in a window of Bradyrhizobium guangdongense genomic DNA:
- a CDS encoding helix-turn-helix domain-containing protein — MFARVADRRKPNTIDDIGFASASHQTVNLVEFTYRKGAEIYGENEPAEHIYQVKRGAVRTYKMLSDGRRQIGAFHLMGDIFGLNNGERHRFTAEAVVKTTVRLIERKSLQTVAEADAVVARNLFSMLTSNLEHAEDHMLLPGRKTSVERVAAFLSEMDRRAGANTMSLPMSRRDIADYLGLTLETVSRALSRLHWAGVLTLSSVKKPI; from the coding sequence ATGTTCGCGCGCGTAGCGGATCGCCGAAAGCCCAATACAATTGACGATATTGGGTTTGCCAGCGCGTCTCACCAAACCGTAAATCTCGTTGAGTTCACCTACCGAAAGGGCGCCGAAATTTATGGCGAGAACGAGCCTGCGGAGCACATCTATCAGGTAAAGCGCGGCGCCGTTAGAACTTACAAGATGCTGTCAGATGGTCGGCGACAAATCGGAGCTTTCCACTTGATGGGCGACATCTTTGGGCTGAATAACGGGGAACGGCACCGATTTACGGCGGAAGCTGTAGTCAAGACCACCGTCCGCCTGATCGAGAGGAAATCGTTACAAACTGTAGCCGAAGCAGACGCTGTGGTCGCTCGTAACCTGTTCAGCATGCTCACCAGCAACCTTGAGCATGCGGAAGATCATATGCTACTTCCGGGTCGCAAAACGTCGGTGGAGCGAGTTGCCGCCTTCTTGAGCGAGATGGATCGACGAGCAGGGGCCAATACTATGTCTCTGCCAATGTCCCGGCGCGATATTGCTGATTACCTCGGATTGACGCTCGAAACTGTATCGCGCGCACTGTCGCGACTGCATTGGGCAGGAGTTCTTACTTTGTCGTCCGTTAAGAAGCCGATTTGA